Proteins co-encoded in one Cyanobacteria bacterium QS_8_64_29 genomic window:
- a CDS encoding photosystem II biogenesis protein Psp29 produces MSAVRTLSQTKRNFYHYHPRPISAIYRQVVEELLVEMHLLSVNADFRYDPIYALGVVNSFERFMAGYQPEGDKSSIFNALCRAIEQDPQQYRQDAERLLAVVDGLSSEAAVAWLAQRQVPAGAEDMDATLQAIAEAEHFKYSRLFGIGLYELLDRADSELVQDQQRCKEVLQQCCQALNLPFDKLEKDLDLYRSNLEKLEQARSVMQDAVKADRKQRERRAQQNQSPDEPGDGEQAGSSADEQQPTVTSQQDEGSSDA; encoded by the coding sequence GTGAGCGCCGTTCGCACCCTCTCCCAGACCAAGCGCAATTTTTATCACTACCATCCGCGTCCTATCAGCGCCATCTACCGCCAGGTGGTGGAAGAGCTGCTGGTGGAGATGCATTTGCTCTCGGTCAATGCGGATTTTCGCTACGACCCCATCTATGCGCTGGGGGTGGTCAACTCCTTCGAACGCTTTATGGCCGGCTACCAACCCGAGGGCGATAAAAGCTCGATTTTCAACGCGCTCTGCCGCGCCATCGAGCAGGACCCGCAGCAGTACCGCCAGGATGCGGAGCGGCTGCTGGCGGTGGTTGACGGCCTCTCCAGCGAGGCAGCCGTAGCGTGGTTGGCGCAGCGCCAGGTACCGGCCGGCGCCGAGGATATGGATGCCACCCTCCAGGCGATCGCTGAGGCCGAGCACTTCAAATACAGCCGCCTGTTTGGCATTGGCCTGTACGAGTTGCTCGATCGAGCGGATTCCGAGTTAGTGCAGGACCAACAGCGCTGCAAGGAGGTCTTGCAGCAGTGCTGCCAAGCGCTGAACCTGCCCTTCGACAAGCTGGAAAAAGATCTGGACCTCTATCGCAGCAATCTAGAGAAGCTGGAGCAAGCGCGCAGCGTCATGCAAGATGCGGTCAAAGCCGATCGCAAGCAGCGCGAGCGGCGCGCTCAGCAGAACCAGTCGCCGGATGAGCCAGGCGATGGGGAGCAAGCTGGCAGCTCGGCCGACGAGCAGCAGCCGACAGTCACCTCCCAGCAAGACGAAGGTTCTTCGGACGCTTGA
- the trxA gene encoding thioredoxin: MAVKKQFSNLQELLQRAGVPVLVDFYAPWCGPCQMMAPILSQLSQRLGSQLQVAKIDTDRYPQLANQYGVRTLPTLVLFRDGQPADRIEGVMQAQELIGRLQPQLDAAR, from the coding sequence ATGGCAGTCAAAAAGCAGTTCTCGAACTTGCAAGAGCTGCTCCAACGCGCAGGGGTCCCCGTTCTGGTTGACTTTTACGCGCCCTGGTGCGGCCCGTGCCAAATGATGGCGCCCATCCTGAGCCAACTCAGCCAGCGCTTGGGGTCACAATTGCAAGTGGCCAAAATCGATACGGATCGCTACCCGCAGCTAGCCAACCAGTACGGGGTGCGCACGCTGCCGACGCTGGTGCTGTTCCGCGACGGCCAACCAGCAGATCGCATTGAAGGGGTCATGCAAGCCCAGGAGTTGATTGGGCGCTTGCAGCCCCAGCTCGATGCGGCCCGCTAG
- the fabG gene encoding 3-oxoacyl-[acyl-carrier-protein] reductase has protein sequence MASQQHLRDRVALVTGASRGIGRAVALALADEGATVAVNYARSSEAAQAVADEIAQAGGSAIALAADVSQAEQVEALLSQLRQQYGRLDVLVNNAGITRDGLMLRMKPQDWQAVLDLNLTGAFLCTQAASKIMLKQRSGRIVNIASVAGEMGNPGQANYSAAKAGLIGLTKTVAREMAERGVTANAVAPGFIATDMTRDLDSEQILSQIPLGRYGQPEEVAGAVRFLAADPAAAYITGQTLNVNGGAVMH, from the coding sequence ATGGCGTCCCAGCAGCACTTGCGCGATCGCGTTGCCCTAGTAACAGGGGCCTCGCGCGGTATCGGTCGGGCCGTGGCGCTTGCCCTCGCCGACGAAGGCGCAACCGTGGCGGTCAACTACGCGCGCTCGAGCGAGGCGGCGCAAGCGGTTGCCGATGAAATCGCCCAAGCTGGCGGGAGCGCGATCGCGCTGGCGGCCGATGTCAGCCAAGCCGAGCAAGTTGAGGCGCTTCTGAGCCAACTGCGCCAGCAGTACGGCCGCCTCGATGTACTGGTCAACAACGCCGGAATAACGCGCGATGGGCTCATGCTGCGAATGAAGCCCCAGGACTGGCAGGCCGTGCTCGATCTCAACCTGACCGGTGCCTTCCTGTGCACCCAGGCAGCCAGCAAGATCATGCTCAAGCAGCGCAGCGGCCGCATCGTCAATATCGCCTCGGTGGCAGGCGAGATGGGCAACCCCGGCCAAGCGAACTACAGCGCTGCCAAGGCGGGCCTCATCGGCTTGACTAAAACGGTGGCTCGCGAGATGGCCGAGCGCGGCGTCACCGCCAATGCCGTGGCCCCCGGCTTTATTGCCACGGATATGACCCGCGATTTGGACTCGGAGCAGATCCTGAGCCAAATTCCGCTCGGCCGCTACGGTCAGCCCGAGGAAGTGGCTGGCGCCGTCCGCTTTCTGGCGGCCGATCCGGCTGCGGCCTACATCACCGGCCAAACCCTGAACGTGAATGGCGGTGCGGTCATGCACTGA
- the groL gene encoding chaperonin GroEL encodes MVKMVSFRDEARRSLERGIDAVADAIRITLGPRGRNVLLEQQYGNPQIVNDGITAAKEIELEDPYENTGAQLIREVASKTNDTAGDGTTTATVLAQAMMREGLRNVAAGANAVALRRGIEKTIEGLVQEIEKVAKPVQDEGISQVASISAGNDEEVGKMIAEAMERVTKDGVITVEESSSLATEMEVVEGMQIDRGFISPYFVTDQERQVVEHENPRILITDKKINVIQDMVSVMEQVSKEGSPLLIIAESIEGEALATLVVNKARGVLNVAAVKAPGFGDRRKQMLEDIAVLTGGQVISEDVGLTLENATLDMLGTARKVTIDKDNTTIVAGEQNRSEVEQRVKQIRSQLEETDSEYDREKLQERIAKLVGGVAVIKVGAATETELKDRKLRIEDALNATRAAVEEGIVPGGGTTLVRLADRVDSIKQTLSDEEEKVAANIVARALEAPLQQMADNAGAEGSVVVEQVRSSDFNVGYNAMTGEFEDMLAAGIIDPAKVIRCSLQNAGSIAGMLLTTEGLVVEKPEEESEGAGAADGGMGGMGGMGGMGGMGMM; translated from the coding sequence ATGGTAAAAATGGTTTCGTTTCGGGACGAAGCGCGGCGCTCGCTAGAGCGCGGGATCGACGCAGTTGCCGATGCCATCCGCATCACCCTCGGCCCGCGCGGGCGCAATGTCCTGCTCGAGCAGCAATACGGCAACCCCCAAATCGTCAACGACGGCATTACGGCCGCCAAAGAAATCGAGCTTGAGGATCCCTACGAAAACACAGGCGCGCAGCTCATCCGCGAAGTCGCCTCGAAAACCAACGACACCGCCGGTGACGGCACGACGACAGCAACCGTGCTAGCGCAGGCCATGATGCGCGAGGGCCTGCGCAACGTAGCGGCTGGCGCCAACGCGGTTGCCCTGCGGCGCGGCATCGAAAAAACGATTGAGGGCTTGGTGCAAGAAATCGAGAAGGTGGCCAAGCCAGTCCAGGACGAAGGGATCTCCCAAGTGGCCTCCATCTCGGCCGGTAACGACGAAGAAGTCGGCAAGATGATCGCCGAGGCCATGGAGCGCGTCACCAAAGACGGCGTCATCACCGTTGAGGAATCGAGCTCCCTGGCGACCGAGATGGAGGTCGTCGAGGGCATGCAGATCGATCGCGGCTTTATCTCGCCCTATTTTGTTACCGACCAAGAGCGGCAGGTAGTCGAGCACGAAAACCCGCGCATTCTGATTACCGACAAAAAGATCAACGTCATTCAGGACATGGTTTCGGTCATGGAGCAGGTCTCCAAGGAAGGGAGTCCGCTGCTCATCATTGCCGAGAGCATCGAGGGTGAGGCCCTGGCAACGCTGGTGGTCAACAAGGCACGCGGCGTGCTCAACGTGGCAGCCGTCAAGGCGCCGGGCTTTGGCGACCGGCGCAAGCAGATGCTGGAAGACATTGCCGTGCTAACCGGCGGCCAGGTGATCTCGGAAGATGTGGGCCTGACCCTAGAAAACGCCACCCTCGACATGCTGGGCACGGCCCGCAAGGTCACCATCGATAAGGACAACACCACCATCGTGGCCGGCGAGCAAAACCGCTCCGAGGTCGAGCAGCGCGTCAAGCAGATCCGCTCCCAGCTGGAAGAGACCGACTCCGAGTACGATCGCGAAAAGCTGCAAGAGCGCATTGCCAAGCTTGTCGGCGGGGTGGCTGTCATTAAGGTCGGTGCCGCGACCGAAACCGAGCTCAAGGACCGCAAGCTCCGCATTGAAGATGCCCTCAACGCCACGCGGGCTGCCGTGGAAGAAGGCATTGTCCCGGGCGGTGGCACCACGTTGGTCCGCCTTGCTGATCGGGTCGATAGCATCAAGCAGACCTTGAGCGACGAGGAAGAAAAAGTCGCTGCCAACATCGTGGCGCGGGCCCTAGAAGCCCCGCTCCAGCAGATGGCCGATAACGCGGGCGCCGAGGGCTCGGTCGTGGTCGAGCAAGTGCGCTCGAGCGATTTCAATGTGGGCTACAACGCCATGACCGGCGAGTTTGAAGACATGCTGGCCGCCGGCATCATTGACCCGGCCAAGGTCATCCGCTGCTCGCTGCAAAATGCGGGCTCCATCGCCGGCATGCTGCTGACCACCGAAGGCTTGGTGGTCGAGAAGCCCGAAGAAGAATCTGAAGGTGCCGGTGCCGCCGACGGCGGTATGGGTGGTATGGGCGGCATGGGTGGTATGGGGGGCATGGGCATGATGTAG
- the glgX gene encoding glycogen debranching enzyme GlgX, translated as MERECQPGQPKPLGATWDGSGTNFALFAENATGVELCLFDGEGRETCWPLVAGENLVWHGYLPGIGPGQHYGFRVHGEYAPERGHRFNPAKLTLDPYARAIAGDVSYGPEIFDYRGSDPVQEGARCEADSAARVPKSVVVDGTFDWEGDRQLEIPWSETILYELHIKGFTQQHPEVPPALRGTYAGLAHPAAIAHLQSLGITAVELLPVQHFNAYPGHLVERGLRNYWGYDPLGYFAPYSGYSASGCQGQQVTEFKSAVKALHAVGIEVILDVVYNHTGEGDRLGPTLCFRGIDNAAYYRLVEGNPRYYLDFSGCGNSLNVRHPQILKLIMDSLRYWVQVMHVDGFRFDLAPALARELYEVDSLAAFFDIIYQDPVLSNVKLIAEPWDVGEGGYQVGRFPLLWSEWNGRYRDSVRDFWRSQGSLAEFARRLTGSADLYAADGKRPHASINFLTAHDGFTLNDLVSYNHKHNDANGEGNRDGDDCNRAWNCGVEGETDDPAVLTLRHRQQRNLMATLLLSQGVPMLLGGDEMGRSQGGNNNAYCQDNEIAWFDWNLEPPDRELLEFTRQLIRLRRQHPVFRRRHWVQSQADHDAGDIGWYNPDGSEIAPAQWQERLTQALGIFFNGRAPPDAEDRGELASDSSFFLFLNAHSEAMSFVLPAFLRACRWECAIDTQRGPLLTAEPLQASKGSLWLQPHSLLLARLAA; from the coding sequence ATGGAGCGCGAGTGCCAGCCCGGCCAGCCCAAGCCGCTCGGGGCAACTTGGGACGGCAGCGGCACCAATTTTGCCCTGTTTGCCGAAAACGCCACAGGCGTCGAACTGTGCCTGTTCGATGGCGAGGGCCGCGAGACTTGCTGGCCGCTGGTAGCGGGCGAAAACTTGGTCTGGCACGGCTACCTGCCCGGGATTGGGCCCGGGCAGCACTACGGGTTTCGGGTGCATGGCGAGTACGCGCCCGAGCGCGGCCACCGCTTCAATCCCGCCAAGCTCACCCTCGACCCCTACGCCCGCGCGATCGCGGGCGATGTCAGCTACGGCCCTGAGATTTTTGACTACCGCGGCAGCGACCCGGTTCAGGAAGGCGCTCGCTGCGAGGCTGATAGCGCCGCCCGGGTCCCCAAGTCAGTGGTGGTTGATGGAACCTTCGACTGGGAAGGCGATCGCCAGCTGGAAATTCCCTGGTCCGAGACCATCCTGTACGAGCTCCACATCAAGGGGTTCACCCAACAGCACCCAGAGGTGCCCCCTGCCTTGCGCGGCACGTACGCCGGCCTGGCGCACCCAGCCGCGATCGCGCACTTGCAGTCGCTGGGCATCACGGCGGTGGAGTTGCTGCCCGTCCAGCACTTCAATGCCTATCCTGGCCATCTGGTCGAGCGCGGGCTGCGCAACTACTGGGGCTACGACCCGCTAGGCTACTTTGCCCCCTACTCGGGCTATAGCGCCAGCGGCTGCCAGGGACAGCAAGTGACCGAGTTCAAATCGGCGGTTAAAGCCCTGCATGCGGTCGGCATCGAGGTCATTTTGGATGTGGTCTACAACCACACCGGCGAAGGCGATCGCTTGGGCCCTACCTTGTGCTTCCGCGGTATCGACAATGCCGCCTACTACCGCCTAGTGGAAGGCAACCCGCGCTACTACCTGGACTTTAGTGGCTGCGGCAACTCCCTCAACGTGCGGCATCCCCAAATTCTCAAGCTCATTATGGATAGCTTGCGCTACTGGGTCCAAGTCATGCACGTTGATGGGTTCCGTTTCGATTTGGCCCCCGCCTTGGCGCGCGAGCTCTACGAAGTCGACAGCCTCGCCGCCTTCTTTGACATCATCTACCAAGATCCGGTGCTCTCCAATGTCAAGCTCATTGCCGAGCCTTGGGACGTGGGGGAAGGCGGTTACCAGGTGGGCCGGTTTCCGCTGCTCTGGTCGGAGTGGAACGGGCGCTATCGGGACAGCGTGCGGGACTTTTGGCGCAGTCAAGGCAGCCTGGCCGAGTTTGCCCGCCGCTTGACCGGCAGCGCCGACCTCTACGCTGCCGACGGCAAGCGGCCGCATGCCAGCATTAACTTCCTCACCGCCCACGATGGCTTCACCCTCAACGACCTGGTGAGCTACAACCACAAGCACAACGACGCCAACGGCGAAGGCAACCGGGACGGCGACGACTGCAACCGCGCTTGGAACTGCGGGGTAGAGGGCGAAACCGATGACCCGGCCGTTTTGACCCTGCGGCACCGGCAGCAGCGTAACTTAATGGCAACGTTGCTGCTCTCGCAAGGGGTTCCCATGCTGCTGGGTGGCGACGAGATGGGCCGCTCCCAAGGCGGGAACAATAACGCTTACTGCCAGGACAACGAAATTGCCTGGTTCGATTGGAACCTCGAGCCCCCCGATCGCGAACTGCTGGAATTCACGCGCCAGCTCATTCGCTTGCGCCGCCAGCACCCGGTCTTTCGCCGCCGGCACTGGGTTCAGAGCCAGGCCGACCATGACGCCGGCGACATTGGTTGGTACAACCCGGACGGCAGCGAAATTGCCCCGGCCCAATGGCAGGAGCGCCTCACCCAGGCACTGGGCATTTTTTTTAACGGTCGGGCACCGCCGGACGCCGAGGATCGCGGCGAGCTGGCAAGCGATAGTAGCTTCTTTTTGTTTCTCAACGCCCACTCCGAAGCCATGTCGTTCGTACTGCCGGCGTTTTTGCGCGCTTGCCGCTGGGAGTGCGCCATCGACACCCAGCGCGGGCCTCTTTTGACGGCCGAGCCCCTACAAGCGAGCAAAGGATCGCTCTGGCTGCAACCCCATTCGCTACTGTTGGCTCGCCTGGCTGCCTAA
- a CDS encoding DNA starvation/stationary phase protection protein has product MTANGLLVPFGQVADNPIQLDRSVTEPVCEGLNVALASFQALYLQYQKHHFVVEGADFYYIHDYFQSSYQEVQGHAHQIGERLNGLGGVPAASFSKLGELCCFEPEADGAYACRQMLEHNLAAEQVIVGFLRRQAAQAESLGDRGTRYLYEQILLATEERAYHLDHFLQQDAILQGQLQSVGQ; this is encoded by the coding sequence ATGACTGCTAACGGTTTGCTCGTTCCCTTCGGCCAAGTCGCCGACAATCCCATCCAGCTCGATCGCAGCGTTACCGAACCGGTCTGCGAGGGACTCAACGTGGCGCTGGCCAGCTTCCAAGCCCTGTACCTGCAGTATCAAAAGCATCATTTTGTCGTTGAGGGGGCCGATTTTTACTACATCCACGATTACTTCCAGTCGAGCTATCAAGAGGTCCAAGGCCACGCCCATCAAATCGGGGAGCGCCTCAACGGACTGGGCGGCGTTCCGGCCGCTAGCTTTAGCAAGCTAGGCGAGTTGTGCTGTTTCGAACCCGAAGCGGATGGAGCCTATGCCTGCCGCCAGATGCTAGAGCACAATCTGGCCGCCGAGCAGGTGATCGTCGGGTTCCTGCGCCGCCAGGCCGCTCAGGCGGAGAGCTTGGGCGATCGCGGAACGCGCTATCTCTACGAGCAGATCCTGCTCGCCACCGAAGAGCGCGCCTACCACTTGGATCACTTCCTGCAGCAGGATGCCATCCTACAGGGCCAGCTGCAGTCGGTGGGCCAATAG
- a CDS encoding ketose-bisphosphate aldolase — protein MLIGTGELLQIARHNAFAVGAFNVYNLEGVKAVVAAAEAENSPAMLQVHPSSLTYGGTPLVALCLAAAKSAAVPMAVQLDHCSEEADIRTTLEAGIQSVLADGSKWSFADNLAFTRQMTELAHARGAAVEAEVGRISGTEDGLTVAEKEAKMTDPEQAREFVQQTQVDALAVTIGNVHGTYQGEPQLDFERLDAIRQALSLPLVLHGASGLPAELIDRSIQLGVAKFNVNTEVRHAYLDFWREYGQANSQADLLDCMKSATERMQAIVADKLRLFGSRERAPLYQGVASPDRSALSVAAS, from the coding sequence GTGCTGATTGGAACGGGAGAATTGCTGCAAATTGCGCGCCACAATGCTTTTGCCGTGGGCGCATTTAACGTTTACAACTTAGAAGGCGTCAAAGCGGTGGTAGCGGCCGCCGAGGCCGAGAACAGCCCGGCCATGCTGCAAGTCCATCCCAGCTCGCTGACCTACGGGGGCACGCCGCTGGTGGCGCTTTGCCTGGCGGCAGCCAAATCGGCAGCCGTTCCCATGGCCGTACAGCTCGATCACTGCAGCGAGGAAGCCGACATTCGCACTACCCTTGAGGCCGGCATCCAGTCCGTGCTGGCAGACGGCTCGAAGTGGTCGTTTGCCGACAACTTGGCCTTTACCCGGCAGATGACGGAGCTGGCCCACGCTCGTGGTGCTGCCGTTGAGGCTGAAGTGGGGCGCATCAGCGGCACCGAGGACGGCCTAACCGTGGCTGAAAAAGAAGCCAAAATGACCGATCCCGAGCAGGCGCGCGAGTTCGTGCAACAGACTCAGGTCGATGCGCTGGCGGTCACCATCGGCAACGTCCACGGCACCTACCAGGGCGAGCCCCAACTGGATTTCGAGCGGCTCGATGCCATCCGTCAGGCGCTCAGCCTCCCGTTGGTGCTGCACGGCGCTTCGGGCCTGCCAGCCGAGCTTATCGATCGCTCGATTCAGCTGGGGGTGGCTAAATTCAACGTCAACACCGAGGTACGCCACGCCTACTTAGATTTTTGGCGCGAGTACGGCCAAGCCAACTCGCAAGCCGATCTGCTCGATTGTATGAAATCGGCGACGGAGCGGATGCAGGCCATTGTGGCTGACAAGCTGCGGTTGTTTGGCTCCCGCGAGCGCGCCCCGCTCTACCAAGGGGTCGCCAGCCCCGATCGCTCGGCGCTCTCGGTGGCGGCATCCTAA
- a CDS encoding fructose-bisphosphate aldolase class I, protein MQSQYAQELRRTAQAMVAEGKGILAMDESNRTCNKRFDKQGIPSTEEMRRAYRELILTTPNLGHYISGAILYDETIRQSSQDGKSFLQVMNEQGVIPGIKVDTGAKPLAGFPEEKVTEGLDGLRDRIAEYYQMGARFSKWRAVITIGDGIPTPTCIEANAHALARYAALCQEGGLVPIVEPEVLIDGDHTIERCYEVTKQTLWTVFDHLYRHGIAFDQMVLKPSMVISGLDCPNRAGIQQVAEWTVKCLRETVPADVAGIAFLSGGQTPQEAAEHLNAMNSEPLRSQAPWPITFSYARAIQEPALANWKGDSAKVPESQQLLHHRAKCNSAASSGSYTPDLEKQPATV, encoded by the coding sequence ATGCAGAGCCAATACGCCCAGGAATTGCGGCGGACGGCCCAAGCGATGGTTGCCGAGGGCAAAGGCATCCTCGCAATGGACGAAAGCAATCGGACTTGCAACAAGCGGTTTGATAAGCAAGGCATCCCCTCCACTGAGGAGATGCGCCGCGCTTACCGCGAGCTCATCCTGACCACGCCCAATCTGGGCCACTACATCAGCGGCGCCATCCTCTACGACGAAACCATCCGGCAATCGAGCCAGGATGGCAAATCCTTCCTGCAGGTCATGAACGAGCAGGGCGTCATCCCGGGCATCAAGGTTGACACGGGGGCCAAACCGCTGGCTGGCTTCCCTGAGGAGAAAGTCACGGAAGGCCTGGACGGCCTGCGGGATCGCATCGCCGAGTACTATCAGATGGGCGCCCGCTTTTCGAAGTGGCGCGCCGTCATCACCATCGGCGATGGCATTCCCACGCCCACCTGCATCGAAGCCAACGCCCACGCGCTGGCTCGCTACGCCGCGCTGTGCCAAGAGGGCGGGCTCGTGCCCATCGTTGAGCCTGAGGTGCTCATCGATGGCGATCACACCATCGAGCGCTGCTACGAGGTCACCAAGCAAACCCTCTGGACGGTCTTCGACCACCTCTACCGCCACGGCATTGCCTTCGACCAGATGGTGCTCAAGCCCAGCATGGTCATCTCCGGGCTGGATTGCCCCAACCGGGCCGGCATCCAGCAAGTTGCCGAGTGGACAGTGAAGTGCCTGCGCGAGACGGTCCCGGCCGACGTTGCTGGCATTGCCTTCCTCTCCGGTGGCCAGACGCCGCAAGAGGCAGCCGAGCACCTCAATGCCATGAACTCCGAGCCGCTGCGCTCGCAGGCTCCCTGGCCCATCACCTTCTCCTACGCGCGCGCCATCCAGGAGCCTGCACTCGCGAACTGGAAGGGCGACAGCGCCAAGGTTCCCGAGTCCCAGCAGCTGCTGCACCATCGCGCCAAGTGCAACAGCGCCGCCAGCAGCGGCAGCTACACTCCCGATCTGGAGAAGCAGCCTGCGACCGTCTAA
- a CDS encoding phosphatidate cytidylyltransferase, which produces MFAYLAGVFALAEGLNRWLAIDSELTRKIVHIGTGNVIGLAWWLQLPAWLGVAASASASLLALLSYFVAILPSINSVGRKSLGTFCYAVSFGVLFAWFWPLGQPQYAVMGVGIMCWGDGLAALVGRYWGRHRYRIGGMTKSWEGSLIMAAITYGISSAVLVGTLGNMGAAWLASLAVAALATGLEAVSQWGIDNLTVPLGSAALGFGLGQWLG; this is translated from the coding sequence ATTTTTGCGTATTTGGCGGGGGTGTTTGCGCTGGCCGAGGGGCTCAACCGCTGGCTCGCTATTGACTCGGAGCTAACGCGCAAGATCGTTCACATTGGGACCGGCAACGTTATCGGGCTGGCATGGTGGCTGCAACTGCCGGCTTGGCTGGGTGTGGCGGCTTCGGCTAGTGCCAGCTTGCTGGCGCTGCTCTCCTACTTTGTCGCGATTCTGCCCAGCATCAACAGCGTCGGCCGCAAAAGCCTGGGGACCTTTTGCTACGCCGTGAGCTTTGGCGTCCTGTTTGCCTGGTTTTGGCCGCTGGGCCAGCCCCAGTACGCAGTCATGGGCGTTGGGATCATGTGCTGGGGCGATGGGCTGGCTGCCTTGGTGGGGCGCTACTGGGGCCGGCATCGCTATCGCATCGGCGGCATGACCAAAAGCTGGGAAGGCTCGCTAATCATGGCAGCGATCACCTATGGCATCAGCAGCGCTGTCTTGGTGGGAACCTTGGGCAATATGGGCGCTGCATGGCTGGCCTCGCTGGCAGTGGCTGCCCTGGCGACAGGCCTAGAAGCGGTTTCCCAATGGGGCATTGACAATTTGACTGTCCCGCTCGGCAGTGCCGCCTTGGGATTCGGTTTGGGGCAGTGGTTGGGATAG
- a CDS encoding membrane protein insertion efficiency factor YidD produces the protein MKRVLMGTITVYRAAISPLLLPSCRFYPSCSAYALQAIARFGAARGSWLALKRVLRCHPLQPGGYDPVPTVAELEDKEVRDRQP, from the coding sequence ATAAAGCGCGTGCTGATGGGCACGATCACGGTGTATCGAGCAGCGATCTCGCCGCTTCTGCTACCCAGCTGCCGCTTTTATCCCAGTTGCTCGGCGTACGCGCTGCAGGCCATTGCGCGCTTCGGAGCCGCTCGGGGGAGTTGGTTGGCGCTCAAGCGGGTGCTGCGCTGCCATCCCCTGCAGCCAGGCGGCTACGATCCGGTGCCAACGGTAGCCGAGCTGGAGGATAAGGAGGTCCGCGATCGCCAACCCTGA
- a CDS encoding D-alanyl-D-alanine dipeptidase, with product MANPDARIPICECGEPLVPLPAEVFAFESPHPYWRLGAPYGNRSPYWLRQSVLAGLLEARADLKRRYPRWTLQIFDAYRPLAVQQFMVEQAFAAAARAQGISPEAASPAQREALWARVREIWAPPSIDPATPPPHSTGAAIDLTVVDGDGHPLDMGSAIDELSPRSRPGHYDGSPSEPGRRYAAQRQLLHEVMLAGGFRRHPREWWHFSYGDRMWAQQRQREAPQQAWVAYYGRAESPSG from the coding sequence ATCGCCAACCCTGATGCGCGCATTCCCATTTGCGAGTGCGGCGAGCCGCTGGTGCCGCTGCCCGCCGAGGTGTTTGCCTTTGAATCGCCGCACCCCTACTGGCGCCTGGGCGCCCCGTACGGCAACCGATCGCCTTACTGGCTGCGGCAAAGCGTGCTGGCTGGGCTGCTTGAGGCGCGAGCGGATCTCAAGCGGCGCTACCCGCGCTGGACCCTGCAAATTTTCGATGCCTACCGGCCGCTGGCAGTGCAGCAGTTTATGGTCGAGCAAGCCTTTGCGGCGGCTGCGCGGGCGCAAGGCATCTCGCCTGAGGCGGCATCGCCGGCACAGCGGGAAGCCCTTTGGGCGCGCGTGCGCGAAATTTGGGCGCCTCCCAGCATCGATCCGGCAACGCCGCCGCCCCACAGCACCGGCGCCGCCATCGATCTGACCGTCGTTGATGGCGACGGCCACCCCCTGGATATGGGCTCGGCCATCGACGAGCTCTCGCCGCGATCGCGGCCCGGGCATTACGATGGCAGCCCGAGCGAGCCGGGACGCCGCTACGCCGCCCAGCGGCAGCTGTTGCATGAGGTCATGCTGGCGGGGGGCTTCCGGCGCCATCCGCGCGAGTGGTGGCACTTTTCCTACGGTGATCGCATGTGGGCGCAGCAGCGCCAGCGCGAAGCCCCGCAGCAAGCTTGGGTGGCCTACTACGGGCGGGCCGAGTCACCCTCGGGGTAG
- a CDS encoding DUF3110 domain-containing protein, translating to MRVYVLLFNARTENEGIHSVQADGHNKVLMFRSEDDATRYALMLEAQDFPQPTVEAIDSDEIEAFCREAGYECETIDEGQLVTPPEQSVDETDWQQANQKQQQPQLQQDTDLDSVRERLEKLL from the coding sequence ATGCGCGTGTACGTTTTGCTGTTTAACGCTCGCACGGAAAACGAAGGCATCCATTCCGTCCAAGCCGACGGCCACAATAAGGTTCTGATGTTTCGCTCCGAGGATGATGCCACCCGCTATGCGCTCATGCTGGAGGCGCAGGACTTCCCACAGCCCACTGTGGAAGCAATCGACTCGGACGAAATCGAGGCATTCTGCCGCGAAGCGGGCTACGAGTGCGAAACGATCGATGAAGGTCAGCTCGTAACGCCGCCCGAGCAGAGCGTGGACGAGACAGACTGGCAGCAGGCCAACCAAAAGCAACAGCAGCCGCAACTGCAACAAGACACCGATCTCGATAGCGTGCGCGAGCGCCTGGAAAAGCTCCTCTGA